GTATTACAAAAAGAGTAAAGATTTTGAATAATGAAAGTACGGGAATTATTATACCGTTTATTCGTTTTAACAAAGGAAATCACTCGTTTATCAAACTTACCGTCAATGGGGTAGAGGGAACAGAATTTACAAATATCAAAATCTTTCCGAATGATAGTATATTGATTCTTATTTCTTTTTTTGTTCCTCAGAATGTCCCGCGGGGTTCGTATCTTTTTCAAGAATCCATATCCATAGGAGATATAGTTTTTCATCCCATAAAAGCATATATCCAAAATGTGCATTATACCACCCGTGTTTTAGATGCAAATACTTTTTGGAATAATAATCTTCCTTATATTATAGAAGATACGTTTATTATTCCTAAAAATATTACCCTTACGATAGAAGCAGGTGTCAAGATTTTTTTGAGAAATAAAGCAAATATATTTGTTGCGGGGACAATACTTTGTAATGGTACTCCGAAAAACCCTATTACCTTTACTAGTTTTAGACAAGATGGGGATTATAAGAATCTCCCCGGGCAGTGGGGTACTATTTACATATTGGAAGGAAGCAGTGAAAATATATTTAATCACACTATCATAACAAATGCTACTGCGGGAATGAGAGTAGGTTCCCCTGATGCAAATAATACCTTTGATGTAACTATATCTCATAGTGTTATTGCTAACATAAGTTCTTATGGGATACTTGCTTTCAGCAGTGATGTTTATTGTTACAATACTCTTATATATAACTGCGGAAAGAGTTTGGTAGCAAATGTAAGCGGAGGATTTTATACGTATCAGCACTGTACTTTTATTTCTCAACAAGACAAATATCCTTTTATCTTTACAGATGATTCTCTCAGTGGCATTGAAAGAACGCCTCTCTTTGTATTTATGGCAAATAATATATTGTCGGGAAGTAAAGGGGATTCAGTTGGATTCGGAGTAACTTCGAGAAATTTTATTTTTGATGCACATAATAATGCAGTAAATATTTCAAAAGATATTTTTACTCTCAATACGGAGCGTATCTCTGGTAATATTTTTTTTTCAAATGCTGATTCTCTATTTGTCAATGAATCTGGATATGATTTTCGTTTGAAAAAAAATTCTCTTGCTATCAATATGGGTAAGCAACTCCAATCAAACATTATGTATGATATCAAAGGGAATAAACGTGATTCTCTCCCTGATATAGGTGCATACGAATGGAAAAATCTATAATATTTCTTCAAATCCAAAAGGGAGAAGATGTTTCACAGTATCAAGCATTATGACTTGACTATCGGGATACAGGAAAAAAACTTGTATAGGAGTGTTTTGTTTTTGTTCCATCTCTAACATAACTTGTCGGCATCCTCCACATGGGTGAGCTTTTGAGAGAGTTTTGCTGTTTTTAGCACCGCAGCACACAAAAATCTTTTTGATACCTATCCCTCTAAATTGAGAAGACGCAGAGTATAAGGCAACTCTTTCTGCACAAAGCCCCTCTGGATAGGATCTATTCTCTTGATTATTTCCACAAACAATAGAGCCATTTTCTAACAAAACGCTACAACCTACTAAAAATGAGGAGTAAGGCGCATAAGCATTTTCTCTTGCTTTTAAACACAAATGCATCAAATTATTATCCTCATCGTTCAATTCTTCTATGGTTAATTCTTTATATGGTATAAATATCTTTTTATACGTTCCCATGGGTGATTAATGTTATGTATATTATTTTTTATTTTATAGATATTAGAAATCAAATGAAAAAAATATTGTAGATTCTTATTCTTTCAAAAGCCTAGACTCATAAACTTTTGTTTCTATCTTTATTTGCAAGTTGTTTTCATGTTTCTCTCCATTCGTAGATTAATTTCGTATAGATCTCATCAGAGAACTCTTATTATTCATTTTTCATGGTCTTTCCTTATGAATATTTTTTACATATTGTATTAAAAATTATTAAGAAACTATTTCCAAAAAAGGAATCCTCACATCTGCAGATTCTGTGAGAGGAGAGAATTTGTTTTTTTTATATAAATAGTATCCTGTAATGGCAATCATTGCTGCGTTATCGGTGCAATATTGTGTATGAGGAATAAAAATATTCCAATTTCGTTCTTCAGCAATTTTTTGTAATTGTTTGCGTAAAAAAGAATTGGAAGCCACTCCACCCGCAACAGCAATATTTTTTATATTTGTCTTTTCAGAAGCAAGAATGAGTTTTTTCAGAAGCATTTGAACCAAAGTATATTGAATACTTGCACAGATATCATGTTTATTTTCCTCTATAAAAGAAGGATTTTTACTCATATTCTCTTTTAAAAAGTACAGAACCGCTGTTTTTATCCCCGAAAAAGAAAAATCCAAGCCAGCAACTTTGGTAGATGGAAAGGGAAATGAATGCGGGTTACCATTTTGAGAAAGTTGGTCAATGACAACCCCTCCTGGGTAAGGTATTCCCATGATTTTAGCCGTCTTATCAAATGCTTCCCCTACGGCATCATCTTTTGTCTCCCCAATAATATCCATTTGAAAAAAATCATGCACTACTACTAACTGCGTATGTCCTCCACTTATCGTCAAACAAAGAAAAGGAAATGACGGTTTAGGAGCATCTATGAAATTTGCTAATATATGTCCTTGCAAGTGATTCACGGGAATGAGAGGAATATCCAAAGTCCATGAAAATGCTTTTGCAAAAGAACAACCTACCATCAATGACCCCATAAGTCCAGGTCCTTTTGTAAAAGCGACAGCATTCAACTCTTCTTTTTTTACTCCTGCTTCTTGTAATGCCGCTTCTACTACCATACTTATATTCAAAAGATGTTTCCGAGAGGCAACTTCGGGAATAACACCTCCATATTTTTCATGTATTAGTTGCCTTGCCACCACATTACTGAGTATTCTTTCATCCTCTGTCACAGCAGCACAGGTATCATCACAAGAACTTTCTATTCCTAATATCTTTAAAGCCATATTTTTCTAAAAATCAATTTAACTACCATCATATTCTGGAAGCCATACGGGAGTGGATTTTATATTAATATAGTTTCCATTCACGGGATGGGTAAAAGACAACTCATATGCATGCAAAAGAATACTTCCATCATTATTTTTCTTTGTATATCCATATTTTACATCGCCAATTATACAACATCCTATCTCCCGCATCTGAACTCTTATCTGATGAGGTCTGCCCGTGGTCAATTGTATCTCTATTGCAGCTCTATTTTTCATTCTTGAGTATACTTTATAAGAGAGTTCCGCAAAAACAGTTCCCTTTTTTTCATAATTATAAGAAGTTACTTTATTTTTAGATACATCTTTTTCCAACCAGCTCCTCACAATTCCTTCATTTTTTTGGGGAACACGATCTACCATAGCAATATATTTTTTTTCAACAACCCTTTCCCTCCATGCTTGTGTCATTCTTTCCAAAGCTTTTGAGGTTTTCGTAAGCATTACAATACCGCTTGCAGGTCTATCTATCCTATGAACCAAACCCACAAATACATTTCCTTTCTTTGCATATTTTTTCTTGATATATTCTTTTGCAAAATCAATAAGAGAACTATCTTGAGTGGAATCCCCCTGAGACAAAATGCCCGATGGCTTATTTACTATTAAAAGATGATTATCCTCAAAAAGAATATTATTTTCAAAAATCATATATTTGTTCCTTTCATTGCACAATAAAAAAAATTAAAAACTGAGTCCACTCCGAAAAGTTTTTGTTCGTTCATTATTTAAAAATCAACACAAAATACTTGTAATTATTATTATTTTTGTAACTATTTACCAAGCATTATGAGATGCTGAAATTCTTTGTAGAGAATGTGTAATACATACTTTTATATCTCATACCCTTATTTTTTGAATATTTTATACATATGTGCTCAATATATTAAATTATTATTTTGTTTATAACAATTTTCTATAAGATGCTAAATAGTTACTTGTTTTTCTATATTGATAACTCACCTTACGAAAAAATATAATAAAATTTCATATCTTTACCTTTTAAAAATGTTATCATAAACTTTTTGAAGGTAATGTTTGCATAAGGTGAACTCATACAATAAATACAAAACAAAATTAATTACTAAAAAGAATGCATAAAGACAAAAGAACCATTAAAGAAGTAGAAAAAAATATTAGATTATTGGAAGAACAAACTGCTGCTCTGAAAAAAGAAAACGAAGAAACTCGTAAAAAAAATGAAGAAGAACTAGCGGCTCTGAAAAAAAGAAATGAAGAAGAGATATTAGCTCTCAAAAGAGAAAATGAAGAAGCTCATAAAAAAAACGAGGAAGGTTATAAAAGATTACAATCTACTATGGATAATTTAGGGTTTAATATCGGTATGGGAGTGGAAGAAATGTTTGCTGATGGGGTTAAAAATAATCCTATTCTCAACGGCATTCGTTTTGATTATGTGCATACAAAAATAAAGGTCCTTAATGACATTGGAAACGATGCTACAGAGATAGATATAGTATTGGTCAATAGACATAGTGTAGCACTTGTGGAGACAAAGCATCGTTTTAAAAATGAAGATTTAGAAAAGTTTCTTGAGAAACAGTATCCATTGTTTCAAAAATATGGAGGGGTTATGTTAAGAGAGCATATTTATCTATTCATTGCGGGGCTTTCGTATGATGAAACGGTGATAAAAAAAGCCAAAAGCTTAGGAGTTGGTATTCTTCATCTGAAAAATGAAGTAGTGGACGTAGAAGGGGAAATAAAAGATTATCATCAGTAAGATGAGAGGGTTTATTGTGCTTCTCAATATATTAAGCTCATATAGAAAAGTTATCAAAATAATATGAGAAGTTTAAATAAAATAAAAAGTAAAAAATACTACCCATCTTTCCATACGTACATTCCATAATGACTCTCACTGAAAAATCACAATTAGTAGAAATTTTATTTTCCGAACTCGATACTGATATACAAGGATTTCAAACAAAAACAGGCATACAATGCAAGACGGGATGCGGAAAATGTTGTTTTAAGCCCGATATTACAGCTACCATATTAGAGTTTATTCCATTTGCGTACTGGGTATATAAACAAGGAACTGCCGACTCCTTGTTAGAAAAGATAAACCTCTCCCCTACTTCCATTTGTGTTCTTTTCTATTCCCAAGATACCATTTTACAAAAAGGTTTTTGCTCGCAATATCCCCATAGAGGACTTATATGCAGGTTATTTGGATTCTCAGCGGGAACAGATAAATATGGAAGTAAAAGGTACATCACCTGTTCTATTATAAAACAAAAAACAGAACAATATACAGCCATAGAAGAACAAATAAAAAGTAATTCTTTATATATCCCTATTATGTCAGATTATCAAGCACGCCTGAGGTCTATAGATTTTGAATTAGGAACTCTTTTTTACCCTATTAATGAAGCATTGAAAAAAGCTATAGAATTAGTATTATTTCAAGAATATTATAAAATAAATAATGAGTAAATGGCAAAGATAAAAACAGCATTTTTTTGTCAAAATTGTGGAACACAATCTGCCAAATGGATAGGAAAATGTTCTATATGCGGCGAATGGAATACATACGTAGAAGAACAAATAGAAAAAGAAAAAACCGAAGAAAAAGAAAAAATGTGGATAAAAGCATCCACTGCTCATAAACCCATACTTATCTCTCAAGTATCTGCCTCAGATTTTGTAAGAATACCCTGTAAAGATAGCGAACTTAATAGAATATTAGGAGGCGGAGTAGTGCCTGGATCTTTTGTTCTCATCGGTGGCGAACCAGGAATAGGAAAATCCACTCTCCTACTCCAATTTGCGCTCAGTATGCATAACATAAGGGTATTATATATTTCTGGGGAAGAAAGCGAGCAACAAATAAAAATGCGTGCAGAAAGAATAGGGGTTCCTTTCAACGAATGCTTCCTTTTATGCGAAGCAAATACACAAAAAATTTTCTCTCACATAAAGGATATTTCTCCTCAAATCGTTATTGTGGATTCCGTGCAAACACTCTATACCGATAGCTTAGAATCCTCCACAGGCAGTATCTCTCAGGTAAAAGAATGTGCTACCGAATTTATGAAATTTGCAAAAGAAACTAATACCGCTGTTTTTTTTATCGGGCATATAAACAAAGATGGAGCAATTGCAGGACCAAAAGTGTTAGAACATATTGTGGATACCGTTCTACAATTTGAAGGGGAGAGACAAATGGTATATAGAATCCTCCGCTCTCTCAAAAATAGATTCGGCTCCGCATCTGAAATAGGAATCTATGAAATGAACTCTCAAGGACTGAAACCTGTCCTAAACCCATCGGATATTTTAATAAATCAAAAAGATTATGAATCCAGCGGAACATCCATCGCCTCTACCGTAGAAGGAAATAGATCTCTCCTCTTAGAAATTCAAGCATTAGTATCCTCCTCTGCTTATGGGAACCCGCAAAGAAACACCACAGGATTAGATATAAAACGACTCAGTATGCTCCTTGCTGTGATAGAAAAACGAGTGGGGATCAAATTAGGGCATCAAGATGTGTTTTTAAATATCGTAGGAGGATTAAAAATTGATGATCCTGCAATAGATCTTGCTGTTTGTATTGCTATTATATCTTCTTTCAAAGAAAAACCCATCTCTTCCAAAATATGTTTCTCATCAGAAGTAGGACTCGGGGGAGA
The Chitinophagaceae bacterium genome window above contains:
- a CDS encoding cytidine deaminase; translated protein: MGTYKKIFIPYKELTIEELNDEDNNLMHLCLKARENAYAPYSSFLVGCSVLLENGSIVCGNNQENRSYPEGLCAERVALYSASSQFRGIGIKKIFVCCGAKNSKTLSKAHPCGGCRQVMLEMEQKQNTPIQVFFLYPDSQVIMLDTVKHLLPFGFEEIL
- the tsaD gene encoding tRNA (adenosine(37)-N6)-threonylcarbamoyltransferase complex transferase subunit TsaD; the protein is MALKILGIESSCDDTCAAVTEDERILSNVVARQLIHEKYGGVIPEVASRKHLLNISMVVEAALQEAGVKKEELNAVAFTKGPGLMGSLMVGCSFAKAFSWTLDIPLIPVNHLQGHILANFIDAPKPSFPFLCLTISGGHTQLVVVHDFFQMDIIGETKDDAVGEAFDKTAKIMGIPYPGGVVIDQLSQNGNPHSFPFPSTKVAGLDFSFSGIKTAVLYFLKENMSKNPSFIEENKHDICASIQYTLVQMLLKKLILASEKTNIKNIAVAGGVASNSFLRKQLQKIAEERNWNIFIPHTQYCTDNAAMIAITGYYLYKKNKFSPLTESADVRIPFLEIVS
- a CDS encoding RNA pseudouridine synthase; this translates as MIFENNILFEDNHLLIVNKPSGILSQGDSTQDSSLIDFAKEYIKKKYAKKGNVFVGLVHRIDRPASGIVMLTKTSKALERMTQAWRERVVEKKYIAMVDRVPQKNEGIVRSWLEKDVSKNKVTSYNYEKKGTVFAELSYKVYSRMKNRAAIEIQLTTGRPHQIRVQMREIGCCIIGDVKYGYTKKNNDGSILLHAYELSFTHPVNGNYINIKSTPVWLPEYDGS
- a CDS encoding YkgJ family cysteine cluster protein; the protein is MTLTEKSQLVEILFSELDTDIQGFQTKTGIQCKTGCGKCCFKPDITATILEFIPFAYWVYKQGTADSLLEKINLSPTSICVLFYSQDTILQKGFCSQYPHRGLICRLFGFSAGTDKYGSKRYITCSIIKQKTEQYTAIEEQIKSNSLYIPIMSDYQARLRSIDFELGTLFYPINEALKKAIELVLFQEYYKINNE
- the radA gene encoding DNA repair protein RadA, with translation MAKIKTAFFCQNCGTQSAKWIGKCSICGEWNTYVEEQIEKEKTEEKEKMWIKASTAHKPILISQVSASDFVRIPCKDSELNRILGGGVVPGSFVLIGGEPGIGKSTLLLQFALSMHNIRVLYISGEESEQQIKMRAERIGVPFNECFLLCEANTQKIFSHIKDISPQIVIVDSVQTLYTDSLESSTGSISQVKECATEFMKFAKETNTAVFFIGHINKDGAIAGPKVLEHIVDTVLQFEGERQMVYRILRSLKNRFGSASEIGIYEMNSQGLKPVLNPSDILINQKDYESSGTSIASTVEGNRSLLLEIQALVSSSAYGNPQRNTTGLDIKRLSMLLAVIEKRVGIKLGHQDVFLNIVGGLKIDDPAIDLAVCIAIISSFKEKPISSKICFSSEVGLGGELRTVTRLELRIQEAQKLGFQSIYISKYNAKALLDKKFNIKIFPCGNITEVLKNLFA